The following are encoded in a window of Miltoncostaea marina genomic DNA:
- a CDS encoding holo-ACP synthase: MAIAGVGMDVMEISRFAETLRRRPRIAERCFTEAEAAYCLAKPFPPQHFAARFAAKEAVGKALGIGMTRWREVEVVRGRGAPSIALHGRYAERARTLGVERVHVSLTHGRDSALAVAVAETAA, from the coding sequence ATGGCGATCGCGGGCGTCGGCATGGACGTGATGGAGATCTCGCGCTTCGCGGAGACGCTCCGCCGCCGCCCGCGCATCGCCGAGCGCTGCTTCACCGAGGCCGAGGCCGCCTACTGCCTCGCCAAGCCGTTCCCGCCGCAGCACTTCGCCGCCCGCTTCGCCGCCAAGGAGGCGGTGGGCAAGGCGCTCGGCATCGGCATGACCCGCTGGCGCGAGGTCGAGGTGGTGCGCGGCCGCGGGGCGCCGTCGATCGCGCTGCACGGCCGCTACGCCGAGCGCGCGCGCACGCTGGGCGTGGAGCGGGTGCACGTCTCGCTGACCCACGGGCGGGACTCGGCGCTGGCGGTCGCGGTGGCCGAGACCGCGGCGTAG